Sequence from the uncultured Flavobacterium sp. genome:
ATGTTAAACTGGTAAAATACGGAGAAACCGGAATCAAGCATACTTTTGATATCGAAGCCGGTATTGATCATTATACCTCAGCATCATCAGATATGATTGATTTGAGTGCAAATTCATCTGCTTCATCTTCAGACAATCGCTTCTACCCTTCTTTGACTTATCTGAGAGAAAATGAAGAAAAAGGCAGGACAATCGGCATCGGCGTTTCATCATCAACAGAGTTTGATTACCAATCTTTTGGAGGAAATGTTAGCTTCTCACAAAAAACAAAAGACAGAAATGGAGAATTTACCGCTAAATTCCAAACCTTTATAGATCAGCTGAAACTAATTGAACCCGTTGAGCTTCGTGCTCCAGGAAGTGAAGGTTATGACAGTGCCAACCGAAATACTTTTGCAGGAACTTTAAGTTACTCTCAGGTTGTAAACAAAAATCTACAGGTAATGCTTGTAGGTGATGTTATCAGCCAAAACGGATATTTAAGCCTGCCTTTTCACAGAGTTTATTTTGCAGATGGTTCAGTGCATCAGGAAAAAATGCCGGATACCCGATTAAAAATTCCATTGGGAATCAGAGGAAGCTATTTTTTAGGAGATAATGTAATCATTAGAGCTTATTACAGATATTATACTGATGATTGGAACTTAAAAGCACATACCGCTGATCTGGAAATTCCTGTAAAATTAACACAGGCCTTTTCAGTTAGTCCATTTTACAGATATTATACTCAAACCGGAACGAAATATTTTAGACCATATGGCGAACATACTGCTTCTGATGAATATTACACTAGTAATTATGATCTATCTAAGTTTGACAGCAGTTTCTTTGGAATGGGAATGAAATTTACACCGCTAAACGGATTATTTGGGTTAAAACACTGGAATACTTTAGAGATTCGTTACGGGCATTACACACGAACTACTAATATGACTTCTGATATTATTAGCATTAACATCAAATATAAATAACAGCTAATCAAACACATACATTGAATAAAATTTTAGGCATGTTTCTTGTTTTATTTGAAAATATTAATGAATTAAAAACTGAAATTATGAAAACTTTAAAATATTTTTTGATCGGAATACTATTCCTTTCTTTTAGTTATACGCAGGCTCAAGTATCTGTTAATGTTAATATAGGCACTCCTCCTGCATGGGGACCTGCCGGTTATACAGATGTTCGTTATTACTATCTGCCAGACCTTGAAACATATTACGATGTAAACACATCAAACTATGTTTACTTAAATAACGGGAAATGGGTAAGAACCAGATCACTTCCTTCAGCTTACAGAAATTATGATCTCTATAATGAATATAAAGTTGTATTGACAGATTATAGAGGCGATCGTCCTTATGATAATTTCAAAACCCATAAAGTAAAATATGGAAAAGGCTATAAGGGACAACCTCAAAAAACAATTGGTCAAAAGCCCGGCAAAGGAAATAATAAACAAGGGAAAGATAATGGCCATCACGATAATGGCAACCATAATGGAAATGGGAAAGGAAATGGAAAACAGTAATAAAAAAGAGGCTCAATAAAAAGCCTCTTTTTTTATATCAATTATATATCATTCAATACGTAAATCTTTAATTACAATTTGCAATTCTAGGATTATTTACTGCTCCACATTGGAAAGCATATTTACTCTGCGGATATAATGGAGAAGGATTATCGGTTACCTCTAATGGAGATAGTGCCTGGCCATTATAACTCGGCATTGTTATTTGTTCTTTAGATCCGTTTCCCAGTGCTACATTTTTCGCTGTCAAATTTCCATTAAAACTATAATCAATCATTGCATCAAGTAATCTGTAAATTCCATAATAATCATATGCATCATATGAGGTTTGTGTATTAGGAAGATTATGCTCTGCCGTGTAAGTAAAAGTTGGTAAAACTGATTTTTTTATCAAAATAAAATCTTTCTCAGAGTTTGGAATATTTATATTTTTAAAAATATCAATTGCCAGCCTATGATCATTTGTTACGTCGTCATTATAGACCTGAGTTATCAATTTTGTATTTTCAGGGAAACTTTGTAATTCTGCCTGTGTAATTTCATAGGAATACCATTGTGCCATTGCAAAAATAAAACGCCCGTTTTGTCCCCAGCCTTCATCAATAAATCCTTTATGAGCCAAAGCAAAAGAGGCTCCTCCTCCAAATGAATGTCCCATGAAGCCTACTTTTTTTGTGTCAATTATAGTGGGATAATCTGTCACAGCTTTTTTGAAGCTTTGCCAAAGTGTGTCATATCTTTCATCGACTGTTACACCTGTTGTAGGATAAGGTGCAAATACGACAACATATCCTTTTTTTGCAATAAACTCATACAAACCTATATTGTATGCACTTTCTTCACCACCATAAGGATGCGAATAAAAAATAACAGGTTTGGGGGAAGTAATTCCTTTTGGGTAAAAAATTTCAACATTTTTTCCACTATATAATGGGCTTGGAAAACTAATTTTTGCAACTTCATAACTGCCATCCGAACCA
This genomic interval carries:
- a CDS encoding alpha/beta hydrolase, coding for MKTPILLIISFFLLLSCSKNEADESNQDSAYIDDDLAGPISRPKTGYGSDGSYEVAKISFPSPLYSGKNVEIFYPKGITSPKPVIFYSHPYGGEESAYNIGLYEFIAKKGYVVVFAPYPTTGVTVDERYDTLWQSFKKAVTDYPTIIDTKKVGFMGHSFGGGASFALAHKGFIDEGWGQNGRFIFAMAQWYSYEITQAELQSFPENTKLITQVYNDDVTNDHRLAIDIFKNINIPNSEKDFILIKKSVLPTFTYTAEHNLPNTQTSYDAYDYYGIYRLLDAMIDYSFNGNLTAKNVALGNGSKEQITMPSYNGQALSPLEVTDNPSPLYPQSKYAFQCGAVNNPRIANCN
- a CDS encoding DUF3570 domain-containing protein, giving the protein MKRIFITGFALLALFQVRAQNVRTDSTSYKSKKLKLEEVNLVSSYYKQDGNNSAVTGGIGSEHLTDIANTIDVKLVKYGETGIKHTFDIEAGIDHYTSASSDMIDLSANSSASSSDNRFYPSLTYLRENEEKGRTIGIGVSSSTEFDYQSFGGNVSFSQKTKDRNGEFTAKFQTFIDQLKLIEPVELRAPGSEGYDSANRNTFAGTLSYSQVVNKNLQVMLVGDVISQNGYLSLPFHRVYFADGSVHQEKMPDTRLKIPLGIRGSYFLGDNVIIRAYYRYYTDDWNLKAHTADLEIPVKLTQAFSVSPFYRYYTQTGTKYFRPYGEHTASDEYYTSNYDLSKFDSSFFGMGMKFTPLNGLFGLKHWNTLEIRYGHYTRTTNMTSDIISINIKYK